In the Agrococcus sp. Marseille-Q4369 genome, one interval contains:
- a CDS encoding NAD(P)H-binding protein produces the protein MRIVVVGGSGNAGSAIVRAIGRRGELPTPMSRSGKAIAGAPGVKADVVTGEGLDAALAGADVVVDSLNSRNPLDLRPFTIGTRNLVQAAERAGVGRVVLLSILGVERSRLGYHRRKRQQELAYLESPLEVSVVRAAQFHEWSVDQFEAGSALGAIPVALGGRLQPVAVREVAALVAQEALEPTGKRFTEIAGPEVRISRDLAKSWQRITGARGLIVNGPFPPSLLDYLRSGANLTEQHKGQVTFEEWLERRR, from the coding sequence ATGCGGATCGTCGTCGTCGGTGGATCGGGGAACGCGGGCTCGGCGATCGTGCGAGCCATCGGCCGGCGGGGCGAGCTGCCCACGCCGATGTCGCGCTCGGGCAAGGCCATCGCGGGCGCGCCGGGCGTCAAGGCCGACGTCGTCACGGGGGAGGGGCTCGACGCGGCGCTCGCGGGAGCCGACGTCGTCGTCGACTCCCTCAACTCGCGCAACCCGCTCGACCTGCGCCCCTTCACGATCGGCACGCGCAACCTCGTGCAGGCCGCCGAGCGCGCCGGCGTCGGCCGCGTCGTGCTGCTGTCGATCCTCGGCGTCGAGCGCTCGCGGCTCGGCTACCACCGCCGCAAGCGGCAGCAGGAGCTCGCCTACCTCGAGTCGCCGCTCGAGGTGTCGGTCGTGCGCGCGGCGCAGTTCCACGAGTGGTCGGTCGACCAGTTCGAGGCGGGATCCGCCCTCGGCGCCATCCCGGTCGCGCTCGGGGGCCGGCTGCAGCCGGTCGCGGTGCGCGAAGTGGCGGCGCTCGTCGCGCAGGAGGCGCTCGAGCCGACCGGCAAGCGCTTCACCGAGATCGCCGGCCCCGAGGTGCGCATCTCGCGCGACCTCGCGAAGTCGTGGCAGCGCATCACGGGCGCGCGCGGCCTCATCGTCAACGGCCCGTTCCCGCCGTCGCTGCTCGACTACCTGCGCTCGGGCGCCAATCTCACCGAGCAGCACAAGGGCCAGGTCACGTTCGAGGAGTGGCTCGAGCGGCGACGCTGA
- the recQ gene encoding DNA helicase RecQ — protein MAATAKAATPLEALTRVWGYDAFRGEQAEIIDEVVAGRDVVVLMPTGGGKSLCYQIPSLVREGTGVVISPLIALMHDQVDALEQLGVRAAYLNSTQSADERRDVERRLLAGELDMLYLAPERLPVAGALLDAAPIALFAIDEAHCVSQWGHDFRPDYLQLSVIGERWPDVPRVALTATATVETRAEIVERLGLHGAKVFVSSFDRPNIQYRIAPKQDAKAQLLRIIRDEHPGAAGIVYCLSRKSVESTAEWLRAQGVDALPYHAGLDAGTRARNQQRFLREDGVVMVATIAFGMGIDKPDVRYVAHLDLPKSIEGYYQETGRAGRDGEPSTAWLAYGLQDVVQQRRMIADGEGDAQRKRNQTMHLDAMLALCETVECRRVQLLAYFGEPSEPCGNCDTCLTPPDSYDGTVPAQKLLSTIVRLQRERRQSFGAGHLVDILVGADTERIRRFGHDQLATYGIGSDLSAVQWRGVVRQLLAQGLLQPQGEFGVLALTDASAAVLAGEREVRLRHEVKAPAKVARRSESTAQLDDAAQAVFQSLRSWRASTAKEQAVPAYVVFNDKTLAAIAERRPRTMVELSTISGVGESKLERYGAAVLEVLTEA, from the coding sequence ATCGCCGCGACGGCGAAGGCCGCGACGCCGCTCGAGGCTCTCACCCGGGTGTGGGGCTACGACGCGTTCCGCGGCGAGCAGGCCGAGATCATCGACGAGGTGGTCGCCGGCCGCGACGTCGTCGTGCTCATGCCCACCGGCGGCGGCAAGAGCCTCTGCTACCAGATCCCCTCGCTCGTGCGCGAGGGCACGGGCGTCGTCATCAGCCCGCTTATCGCGCTCATGCACGACCAGGTCGACGCGCTCGAGCAGCTCGGCGTGCGCGCCGCCTACCTCAACTCGACGCAGAGCGCCGACGAGCGGCGCGACGTCGAGCGGCGACTCCTCGCGGGCGAGCTCGACATGCTCTACCTCGCGCCCGAGCGGCTCCCCGTCGCGGGGGCGCTGCTCGACGCCGCCCCGATCGCGCTCTTCGCGATCGACGAGGCGCACTGCGTGAGCCAGTGGGGGCACGACTTCCGCCCCGACTACCTGCAGCTCTCGGTGATCGGCGAGCGCTGGCCCGACGTGCCGCGCGTCGCGCTCACCGCGACCGCGACGGTCGAGACCCGCGCCGAGATCGTCGAGCGGCTCGGGCTGCACGGCGCGAAGGTGTTCGTCTCGAGCTTCGACCGCCCCAACATCCAGTACCGCATCGCGCCGAAGCAGGACGCGAAGGCGCAGCTGCTGCGCATCATCCGCGACGAGCACCCCGGCGCGGCCGGCATCGTGTACTGCCTCTCGCGCAAGTCGGTCGAGTCGACCGCCGAGTGGCTGCGCGCGCAGGGCGTCGACGCGCTCCCGTACCACGCGGGCCTCGACGCCGGCACGCGCGCGCGGAACCAGCAGCGCTTCCTCCGCGAGGACGGCGTCGTGATGGTCGCGACGATCGCGTTCGGCATGGGCATCGACAAGCCCGACGTGCGCTACGTCGCCCACCTCGACCTGCCGAAGTCGATCGAGGGCTACTACCAGGAGACCGGTCGCGCGGGTCGCGACGGCGAGCCCTCGACGGCGTGGCTCGCCTACGGGCTGCAGGACGTCGTGCAGCAGCGGCGGATGATCGCCGACGGCGAGGGCGACGCGCAGCGCAAGCGCAACCAGACGATGCACCTCGACGCGATGCTCGCGCTGTGCGAGACCGTCGAGTGCCGCCGCGTGCAGCTGCTCGCCTACTTCGGCGAGCCGAGCGAGCCGTGCGGCAACTGCGACACGTGCCTCACGCCGCCCGATTCCTACGACGGCACCGTCCCGGCGCAGAAGCTGCTCTCGACGATCGTCCGGCTGCAGCGCGAGCGGCGGCAGTCGTTCGGCGCTGGCCACCTCGTCGACATCCTCGTGGGCGCCGACACCGAGCGCATCCGTCGATTCGGCCACGACCAGCTCGCCACCTACGGCATCGGCAGCGACCTGAGCGCCGTGCAGTGGCGCGGCGTCGTGCGCCAGCTGCTCGCGCAGGGGCTGCTGCAGCCGCAGGGGGAGTTCGGCGTGCTCGCGCTCACCGATGCGTCGGCGGCCGTGCTCGCCGGCGAGCGAGAGGTGCGGCTGCGGCACGAGGTGAAGGCACCGGCGAAAGTGGCGCGCCGCTCCGAGAGCACCGCGCAGCTCGACGACGCCGCGCAGGCGGTGTTCCAGTCGCTCCGCTCGTGGCGCGCCAGCACGGCGAAGGAGCAGGCGGTGCCCGCCTACGTCGTGTTCAACGACAAGACGCTCGCGGCGATCGCCGAGCGCCGCCCGCGCACGATGGTCGAGCTCTCGACCATCTCGGGCGTGGGCGAGTCGAAGCTCGAGCGCTACGGCGCCGCGGTGCTCGAGGTGCTGACCGAGGCATGA
- a CDS encoding RNA-binding S4 domain-containing protein: protein MSERVRLDVWLWAVRLVKTRAAATEACRGGHVKLNGNAAKAAQPVRIGDEVRVRIHGFDRIVIVKQLLAKRVSAPLAADAIEDRSPPRPSAIDAAQVPFRPRGAGRPSSRERREIDRLRGRAD from the coding sequence ATGAGCGAGCGCGTGCGGCTCGACGTCTGGCTCTGGGCGGTGCGCCTCGTCAAGACGCGCGCCGCCGCGACTGAGGCGTGCCGCGGCGGTCACGTGAAGCTGAACGGCAACGCCGCGAAGGCGGCGCAGCCCGTGCGCATCGGGGACGAGGTGCGCGTGCGCATCCACGGCTTCGACCGCATCGTCATCGTCAAGCAGCTGCTCGCGAAGCGCGTGAGCGCGCCGCTCGCCGCCGACGCGATCGAGGACCGCTCGCCGCCCCGGCCGAGCGCGATCGACGCCGCCCAGGTGCCGTTCCGGCCGCGGGGCGCCGGCCGCCCCTCGAGCCGCGAGCGGCGCGAGATCGACCGGTTGCGGGGCCGCGCCGACTGA